Part of the Cryptococcus neoformans var. neoformans JEC21 chromosome 11 sequence genome, TTAAGGAACATGGAGGACCATATCAGATTATGAACGTCTCAGAATTAGAACTGAACGTAAGAGTGAAAATACGAATACAGTAACTCGGGAGAGGAAAAGCAAAAGACAATAGAAAGGTCTAACAGACCGATCTTTGTTGAGTTTCAAAAGTTGGGTTCCACATTGAGATACCTTATCATTATTACTGGCATGAATCGTCTACTCCTGGTCACCAACGGTGTCTTCCTAGCCACATCTATTCCCCTACTCTCCAGAGATTCTAAAACACTGTGGCTTGGTAAATTTGTACACCGACTTCTTTCCAGGCTCCGTGTTGGTGAAATGAATAGAGCTTGAGGTCGTAATCCACTGGACCCATAGATTGCCTCTTCTAACGATCAAGGGTGCTGCAAAGATATTCATCATGCAAACTGTTCTTGATATAAGTATTCTTCTGCATAAATAAACGACGGAATGAAATCAATGATGACGAGTAGTAGGAGAATGCTGGACCCAAAGCGGCAAAGGCCATTGGGACCTTTTCATTCATTCAGGGGCTCGGTGGGGTTTTTCCCCTTCAAACCCAATTTTTGGCTTTAATTCGGTTCAAAATTTCTCCGCCTCGCCCCCACTTCATTCACAACCAGTTGTATTTTAAGCACAGTTCGGGGAATCTGGGGTAACAAATTTGAATGGCGGATTTTATACAGGGGAATGGGCGTCCTGCACTTGTGGCTTACGGCCGTAGTTCTGGGCGTGGGCCAAGAAAGGCGACAAACCATCCAATCCGAGGAACGACCATTATTagaagattgagaaagAACAGATGTCGCGATTTCTGCATGTTTCCTACTATCACTTCTTGCTCACAAGTCTCACAAGCTGCTTTCTCCAATAGCCCGCAGGCCGCATATCATTCTACATCCTTGTCGTGCCATTCTCCGTGGAGCTCGCTACTGAGCCACAGTGCATAATGTCATCTTCGGGGGAGCCATCAGAGACGAGACAACGACTGGATCGCAATAGGCGCCGCTCAACTTCATCCGACCGCTCCGCCCCCGCTCAGAATGGCAAAAAAGCTAAAACTACGGAAGAGAGTAACCAAAGCAACGAGAAGAATAATGAGGATGGTTCCCGTCCGAATGAGGATCCGGTTGCCTCGAGTAGATCGGTAAGTTTGGTGTTAGAACGACGGATATCAGGAAGTACTGACTGGCCTTTGGCTCCTGAAGTGCAAGGAATGTCGCAGGTTGAAGCGAAAGGTATGTGGTGAAGAGCTTATAAGATATCGCCCTCACAAATGTGCAGTGTAACCGCCAACTTCCTTGCAGCGTATGCACACGATTCGGAAAAAAGTGCGCATATGCTACCGAACCTCTCCGTAAAAATCAGGAGCAAGTTATCATGCTATATCCATATCGTGCTTTACTAACCCTTGTACGTTCCGCGTCGGCCATCTTGTTCAtttccccatctcctcccacAGATATATCATGGGGCTGGAACGAAAAGTCGATTATCTTCAACACTTGCTGGAGACAAGCCATTCCAGTCACGGGGGTGGAGTTCCGCCAGCCAGATCGGATCAAGGGCTTAATGTTGGCTCCCCAGCCTCACAATCCCAATCGCTTCATTCGGAGGAACATGTGAGGGCTTGTTACGCGTTCAAGTTTCGATTTTTAATGCCCTTTTCCAGGTTGTTCCGATGCGGCAACCTCCCTTGCTTCCAATTCAATATCAGCCATCCCCTGCCCCTACAAGAATCCCAATGCGGCCTCCTTTGCTTGCCGGTCAAACACACTTATCTACAGCTAGGACACCAGAGACGCGCAGCTTTACTCCCTCACACATACCTTCTTATGAACTTTCCACCGCTCCTGGCAGCGCCAGCTCAAGCAGTGCTATTATGAGACCAGAGTCAATGCCCACTACAGACAATGCAGCGCGCCCACTTATCAACGGAGCCGAGAATCCAaacatctcttcttccagcacAATGGGCCCATCACATTCGATGGCGACAATCCCCGTGGACTTCAAATACGACCTTCCGCCGGCTAGTGAGGTCTTAGAAAGGCAACCCAGCAGCGTGTCTGGCTATGAATGGAATGAGAGATGGGCGACTAAAGGCCTCGGAGGGAATGATGGTTATGCCTCTTTGTCGATAGAACCTGATGGGCAAGGGTATCTAGGTACGTGACTCCGAACAACTTATTCTTGTATTCTTCGCTGGCCACCATATCAACGGTTGTGTTTTCGCTCATACTACAAAATTTTCAGGATTCGCTTCAGGGTCAACACTGTTACGCATCCTGCAATTGTGTGCGGGGTCGGTTTCTCTTGCATCACTGGAATCAGATCTTTCAGCGGCTCCGCCGCCACCTCGACCCCAAGGGTGGACTCCTACAATGTCGGAAACCGTGTCTTGCGTAGATGCGTATTTTGAGCACTATCACCCTCAGTATCCGCTGTTACATGAGCCTACGTTTAGAGCGCAATGGAATGACCTGGTGCCCCAGCCATTAGCGAGCGAGTAAGTGCTCAAGCAGATCAATTTCAAAGTGATATTGACATCTTCAAAGGTGGGATTTTCTTTTAAACATCGTTCTCGCGATCGGTGCCTTTTGTGTCTCTCGTCCAACATACGTCATCGACTATTTCCTCGAAGCCGCCATATCACAACTCTCTGTCGAATATCTGGAAAAAGGCAGCTTGACATTGGTTCAAGCCTTCTGTTTATTAAGTAACATTTCACAAAAACGTAACAAACCGAATTCAGGTTCGGTATATATGGGTAAGTACACGTATTACATGAGCTGATTTGCGAAGTTGACTTGTTAAAAGGTATCGCATTACGCTTGGCGATCGGACTAGGTCTTCATCGCGAGCTTCCCTTTTGGAATATTAGTCCATTTGATAGAGAAGTCAGGTAAGCTCCGAAATTATCCCTTTTTGATATGGATTGTTCAATTCCCCGCAGGCGGCGAACTTGGTGGGTTGTAGTATCATTTGACTCTGGTTCAACGATTACATTTGGCCGTCCAATTGTAAATATGACTACTGTTTAGTATAAGTAATTGAGACTTACAATACCGCAGCTAGAACCTCATTATCCAGCGGAATCCGATGTGTACATGGTGCATAATGTTCATGACAGAGTCAGTGCATATGTGTCTATCCAATTGCACAATCAACTAATCACATAAATAGGCATTTACCCCAGCGGCTCGATTACCACCTGTTGAGGTTAATGAGCCAACCATCTATACCGCCCTTATTAATCAAGCATCCTTCCATGCTTCAACCAATCGTATCTATACCCGCGTCATGTCATCACCGGCACCGTCTGCTACAGAGACTTTGGCGCTTGATTCAGATCTGCTTAGCTGGTACGCTACTGTACCCGAACATTTACATCCTCAGAACGAACCCGTATCACCTCATTGGCTTGAGTTTGCACAATACAAGATGTTTTGGAGGTACTGCAACCTGCGAAtcattcttcatcgccGTGCTTTTCTTGAGAGAGCTTTGAAAGCCCTCCCATTATGGGTAACCGATGAAGACATCGAAGACGATGATAACACGGTGGCGGAAATAAAATGTACCCGCCTATGTCAGTATAATGCTTCCGATACGATTCACAGCATGAGTCGGTTCTTTTCGATGCATCAACGGATGAGCCGCCTGGAGAGTTGGTATGGTCTGTGAGTTTACCTGTCATTTAATCATGCATCATAAACTCAATTGAGATCACTTAgccatttccttttccatGCAAGTTTCATCCCTCTTATCGCATTGCATGTTGATCCAAATTCCCTTCGACGCCCAGtctgggaggaagaagtgtcTCTGGCACGCGAAATCCTTGTCTCTTTGAAGGACGACCCATTGGTCGGGAGATGCCTTTCAATTATTGATGCTCTTGTTCCCCATACTTCTTCGACATCGATCGGGCCAGGACAAATGGGATTCCAAGATACAAGCACCATGCTTTATGAGATGCTTCAAAGCAATCCCAGCTGGCAAAATTCGCTCGATGTGCCTGATGATGACCTGGCTCCAAATTTGTGAGTCGTCGATGACGTTTCCGTGGACTTTTTGTTGACGCAATACATATAGATTACCGGTGGCAGATTTGGCGACTCTGAGCTCTCTGTGGCCCTATCGAAGTTCTTAAAAGTAAAAGGAAGTTCTAGTCATGATTCACTTTGTGTGATAGCTGTAAAAGAGGTATATGGGGAACGTAGCATAATGCAATGTAGATAGATAGACATATCCGCGAGTTGAAAGAGTTTTCTTACAATTTATAATTACTGATGTCGCTCCCAAATTCAAAAAACGGTTGTCCGACTAGCTGTGATTCCCATTAatcattcttttttctaTACGTTCTTTGTACACTGCGGAACGAGATGCGAGGCGGAACGCTCAATCCGCTAGTCGTGTTGGTGGCCAAACCTTATCATTTATCTTGAGGTGAACACAGTAGGCACCCTGAGCGGCTGCAGAGGCCTATCGTAATCTCCAAACTCCAAAAGCCGAACAAACCACTTTCGTTGTCGGTAAATGAGGAGCGGAGAGCGCGGCCGCTTTGCTTATTTATGGTCACTTCGTCGCCAAAATCTGACCGGCAAAGCGGGGCGGAGGCATCGCAAGTGTACAAATTATTTTGTTTGACGTCTATTGTGCAACATGCTGTGGTGACTGATGCCCAAAACCCTATATAAGTATGATGCATCCTACTCCAGTAGcccccctcttcctctattCCTTCAAGAACCACCGCAATGTGTTCTTCTCACGCCACTGCTGTCGAGTCCGTCTCTCCCGCTCCCCGAAAAAGCCAATACGAGGTCAAGTACGACCCGGATCTTGTTCTCAAGAGCGCCGAATTCAAGGAGCTGAAGCAAGGGGAcaaggagcttgaggatCCTAAGGCCAACCTTGCCTGCGCCTACGATGAGAAACACAACGTGAAGATGATCAACAAGCCCATTCCTAAAGCCAGGCAGGATGAGGTCGTCGTGCACATCAAAGCCACTGGTATCTGTGGGTGAGTTGTTGGAGCTTCTTTTGTGAATTTTTCTTTAGTCGTTGTCTGACCTCTCACTTCAGTTCCGACGTCCATTTCTGGAAGCACGGTCAGATTGGTCCCACCATGATCGTCACTGACACTTGCGGTGCTGGCCATGAATCTGCCGGTGAAGTCGTCGAGGTGGGTCCCGGAGTCGAACAGTGGAAAGTCGGAGACAGAGTTGCCATCGAATGTGGCGTTCCCTGCGGACAAGCCAGTTGTGGTCCTTGCGTGACTGGCAGGTATAACGCTTGTGAGTCCTCACTtcaagccttcttctcattgTGCTTGTTTACTGACTATTATGTAGGCCCTCaagtcgtcttcttctcgacgCCCCCTTATCACGGTACTTTGACCCGTTATCACGCCCACCCTGCCTCTTGGCTCCATCGACTCCCCGACAACCTCTCGTACGAAGAAGGTGCTTTGTGCGAGCCTTTTGCCGTTGCATTGGCGGCTCTTGAAAGGGCTGGTAACCGTCTGGGTGACCCTGTTTTGATTTGGTGAGCCCTGCTTTGAACTGTTAAAATGAAGGTTACTGACAGTCAACAGCGGTGCTGGACCTATTGGTTTGGTTACTCTTCTCGCTTCCCACGCTGCTGGTTGTACGCCTATTGTTATCACCGACTTGCAAGCATCCCGTCTTGAGGTCGCCAAGAAGCTTATCCCAACCGTGAAGACTGTCCAGATCGAACGTAGCTGGACTTCAAAGGAGACCTCTGAAGCTATCAAGGAGGCTGCTGGCACCGGTATTCGTGTTGCCATTGATGCCACTGGCTTCGAAAGCTCAATTACTGCTGCTATCTATGTACGTGTGACCCCACTGAGCATGGCGATACGCTTTGCTAATATCCTTCCAGTCTGTTGTGTTTGGCGGAAAAGTCTTCGTCATTGGTGCCGGTCCTTCTGAGCAAAAGGTGGTTGAAAGATATCCCCCGCTGCCATTATGTTCGCGGAACTGATGATAGATCCCCCTTCTTAGTATCCCTTCGGTTACTGCTCTGCCAATGAGATTGACCTCCAATTCCAATACCGTTACGCCCACCAAGTAAGTTCGAACGCTGCTAACCATCAGTTGACAGCGCTGATTCTCGAGCAGTACCCTAAAGCCCTCCGCATTGTTTCTGGCGGCCTCATCAACTTAAAGCCGCTTCTCACTCACACTTTCCCCCTTAACAAAGCTGTTGAAGCTTTCCATGTCGCAGCTGATCCCACCAAGGGGGCTATCAAGGTACAGATTATTGATTAATACTATATCATCCACATATCTAAGCACAATCAAAATTTCATCTTATCAATCAGGGACAGAAGAGCGTACATCTATAGCGGACACAATAGCAGCAGGATAGATTGGAGCATTTGGCAGGTAACATGCATAGACTTTCAGCACGCTGTGCTCTTCAGTATCATATTTCCCCTCTACCATAATCCCGCCGAGATACGTCTAACCCCATGGAATGCCCGGGAAAGAGGCTTTGGGCGCTACCAATTCCGAATGAGTAGTAGAATTAAGGGGCCCTTCATGAAGCTCAGCTGAGTGAATGGACAAATAGCTATGGACGAGTTGAGTTGAATAGTTAGAGCTCTGGTACTTGACAGTCTAGTAAGAATAAGCGAGAGAAGGCGCGAAGACGGAGGCAAAAGATCGATGCCGAGAACAGCAAGGCcactgatgatgatacggGGACAGCTGGGAACTCACTGCAGGTTAGACATTAGACATGCAGGATACATACAATAAGGCATATGtaacgatgatgatggttACGGTAATGCAATTCAGTGAACAGGCTGCTCGCTTCagtttttcttctttgctgccttcttcgccttctccttactctccttcttcttgatcttcgCTTCTGCTCTCTTCAGTCGGACTTCTTGCAGCctctttgccttccttGAAGCGTTGTCGACTGGCACCTTTGTTTGAATACCCTTCACGTGAAGAGGAACGTAATGGACATGAGGGATAGGGGCTCCGTTCTCTTTTGACGTTTCAGATTTGGATACGGATGGGGTGGCGCAGGTATGGACCTTAAGTGTGGATGTCGGGATCGGCAATGTGAGAGAAAAGCGGGGTGGATGGAGAATGCTCTTGGGCAAAAGAGTACGGACTCGTTCTATGTTTGGATGTGATTTCTGTTTCACGCATTTAGCCTTAACTGAACACTGAAACCATTTTTTTAGCTTACTCTCAATGCAAGACATGCCAGTCGCCGAAGTCCAACCATGTCTGCTAAATCCTTCTCAACTGCTCCTAAAGGCACTACAGCAACCTCCTCTCTATCGTCACCAGTCACGTCGGCCCAttggctcttcttcaatctcgTTCTAAGGATTTTTGCTAGTTGAGTGTGTTGGTAGACATGGGCGTTATATGTGGCACAGTATTGAAGGATAGGGGAGACAAGACTTTGAGGATTAAtcgagagaagagggatgaTAATAAAATTGATTGGCGCTGAGGGAGAGAGTATGGGTCGTAATTGGCCTTCAGTAGCTTCATCATCGGAACtagagggagaaggagaccGTGGAGCGGTGGGAAGGAAGTTGTTCGCATTGAGTTTTCCAGGTTGATCGCCATTCAAAGCGTCACCCATAGTCATTATTTGAGTCTTCAAAGCGCCAATTTGATGTTCGAGACTTTTAATGACCTCGTTAATCCCTAGCACAAGATGCGACAATACCTCAGGCCGTTCTGGGCGTTTTATTTCAGACTCCAAATCATTTGATGACCGTTTTCGCTTTTGACCTGTCGCGCTTTCCGGATCTTTCATCTCGGCGTCCTCATCAGCGGCTTTTCCCGCTGGCTCCTGGTCAACCTTGTTTGAACTGCCTGATTTCTCACTGGCGGCTTTCGCCTCTTTAGATTTCTGAGCCCTTCTAActcttttctccttgcTATAgcatcttgcccttgagACGTGATAGTCTGCGACATCTGAAGGAATCAGCTCTCTCAAAAGATGTACAAGAGTCGTTTGAAGATGTCGTGGTATGTCGGGCCTATACAGGAAAGCGTCAGAAAGGGTTGCGTATTTAATAGGAGTAACACGCGATACTTGCCAAGGAATTGTCAATGGGCTAGCCAATACAGCTTTCTGAACGTCCTTGCTCAAGCCAGACTTATCGCTGGATGCCTGTTTTGGCGCacttttctccatctttgaCTGAGCCCTGATGGTTTTGCTGTTGCCGTGGATGGTAGCTACAGGgttttccttgcctttaTTGGGAATTTGACAAGTAGGAGTAGCCATTTTAATGGAGTGCAATAGTGTAAACAAACAAGACATGCATCGATAACGGAACTTCGTTTTCGCGAAAAGGAATAATATTGAATAGACTCGCGACGACGGAAGTCACCGCCAGCAGCACGACACGCGATTTCCACATGGCGAGCAGTACTTCATTAAAAAGATGCCACATGATTTTAATTCCGGTAAATGCCGAAACGAAACTTCTTTGCCTATTTTCGCGACTTTCCAGAGTTTGAGTTTTGACCACTTTTGCACTTCATTCGCCTGAAACTCTTTACGGCTGCTTTAGTGAGCACACCCGCATCGAGTTAGCAAAAGCACTTTCCTGACAATCCTCTTTTTATCTCACAGAAAACCCCAAAAAACGAGTCAAGATGGTCCGAGTCTCCGTTCTTAACGACGCCCTTGTAAGTATCCAGGATATTGACGCGGAGTGCAAAGGAGAGATGGACGGGAATATAGATGGAGTTTGGAGTCGGGCGTGATATTATTGGAacattggagaagagaaatggATGGAGTTGGGAACGAtattggagaagggaagaataAAAATGAACAAACTGTTAACGCGATCTGTAGAACAACATCGTCAACGCCGAGCGACGAGGAAAGCGACAGGTCCTCATCCGACCTTCCTCCAAGGTCGTTATCAAGGTCCTCTCCGTCATGCAGAAGCACGGTTAGTTCATATTTTGCCCATCAATCCCAAATCCTTACACCGAAGTATAACTGCCTCCACGCGCTCTTCTCACCGAGGCGAGGCTTTAAGTCTTCGGAAGAGCAACACTTCTGTGTCACCACTTCTCGATCAATTCAGACCTGCGACTCAAGGCCGCATGGCCGGGGTTCCAAGCAGGGCTGGCTGGTCAGAGGAGGACACTCATCTTATTACCACACATACTCTACTACCCGCGTGGACTCGATGCTGACGTGGTATCTAGGCTACATTGGGGAGTTCGAGATCATCGACGACCACCGAGGTGGCAAGGTTGTTATCCAGCTCAACGGCCGATTGAACAAGTGTGGTGTCATCTCCCCCAGGTTCAACGTCCCCGTCGACTCTATCGAGAACTGGGTCGCTCAGCTCCTCCCTGCCCGATCTTTCGGTAAGATCATCCTTACCACCTCTGCCGGTATCATGGACCACGTCGAGGCCCGTAACAAGCACGTGAGTACAATTTATTGAAATTATACGGCAAATTATACTGATCCATCTAACAGGTCGGTGGCAAGATCCTTGCTTTCGTCTACTAAGGGGTTTTCATGCATTGAGGTTGTCGTTTGATATCACAGGGTGGATTCCTTTGCATTGTCACTTATCTTGCATTTTAATTTAGGCCAATTACTGCCGCTGATGTTTTACATTTTACTGATGTCCTTTATTGTATGCTTTCGCAAACAATCGTGCCTTGGCCCTCGCGTCATGCCTCTGTTTCTTAATATGCTTTTTTAATCCCGAAAGCAGTCACTGGAACATACAGCACAGGTTATGATCCCAGTCATCGGGATCCATGTGATTGTTCTTTGGCTTGTGGGGAACAAAGATTgctggagatgaagaagaacaggtATCCTGCATTATATTTTTCTTGACTTGTCCCTCGCTTGTATAATAGCGCATTATCCACCATCTTTTCACCTAAGTCTGCGTACCGCACCTGATCAGCGTTCATCTCGGCCACTGCAGCGGTATATACCATTGCTTTCCGGTGACTATCAATGCAGATATTGGGAGCTAACCCAAGCTGAGCATCGTCCTCGATTTGTCATCAGCCCAACGAGATCGGATCGTGTCCAAGCGTACGATGCAGATAAGCTTCTATTGAATCGAGTGAGCATCGGATTTCGTAAGTAGATCATTGAATTATAACTGTCTTCGTGGATTAAGGCTCTGAAAGGAGATATAGTTCTAACTGACATGGACATCCACCGTCGTGCCAATAAACCAACGTATACATATTTCGGGATACTTCACTTGCTGTCGTCCGATTGCTCtgtcatcctttccacACCTGATCTCCAACTTCAGGGTCGTTACTTAAGAGGCTTCGTTGTCAGTGTCTTTCGAATTATGTGGGCGCAGGTCTCCGCTCTTTCCACCGGATTTGATTTATTTGGTTAGGCATATGCGAGAGCATAAAGATAGTCGGGCAGTATACAACGCCATCCTTCCAGAGTGGACAGATTTGGGTCGACGCTACTACTTTTCTTCATGCAACCCCGTGGACAACTGCCTGGCGGACAttgttcttcctccatctcagATTGTGAGACCTCGCCCTACATTTTCATGAGAATGATCGCCGAATTTACAACGTTGGTGCTTGCGGCCATTACAAAAGCGTCGGAAGGCCGAAATTCAGGATCGTCATAATAAAACTTTAAATCTAGCTCGCACAGTCAGCTCTCTAGAGTCCCCAAGACCGAGTGCAATTCCAGTTGCTAGCAAAAAGCAATGCTTGATTGAATACTGTGACTTTCTCCAGGAAACTTATCGAGAACCTCTATGATGAACTGACCCTCAACCACCGAGAGGAAAAAGTAGATACATTTGGAAGACTCTCGAGAAGGATCGCTAATAAATTGTGGTCTATGGGGAGTGGAAGAGTTGGGGATGTGATTGAGGTCTCCTAACGAGGAAAAGTCGATATGGTGGGGAAAACAACATAGCTCGAAAGAGGTAtctgaaagaaggggacAAAACAATGGTTAAAGCGAATGAATGAGAGAAGCTGCAATCTTAGGTGACCGGTCTCTGTCACTTTAACAAGAAGGGTAGACACGCGCTACTACCCGTGCGCGTGAAGCGTTCCCATTTCAGTCATCGAGTTATTTTCGACCTTCCGGGCACCAGCGGAATTTGTGTAACATGCGGAAAGCCGCGAATGACCTTGCCGAACTGTTTTCCATTGGGTGGAGGGGcgggtggaggagaaaatggaagtggagaagGCGTTGGAGGAGAGTGGAGGCGACAGTCGGGCAATTGGCAAATTACGTATCCCGCCCTTATCACCACGTTATCAGTGTTGTTCCTTGCAGTGCTCTGTTGCGGCCAAGTATAAAAGCAACACCCTCGACAGTCACTGCAAATATCGTTAACCACAGCTGGAACATAGCGACTGAAAATGACTTCTGAGAACAAGATGCGATACGGTAAGACTTTTCGCTGTCGATAATCGATGGGTTGGATACTGACCAAATCGTCCGTTGCCCAGTCCGTCTCGGCAAGAGCGGTTTGAAAGTATCCAAGATCATTTTGTAAATTGCATCTTTCTTATACCTGAGAGCAGACTTCAGCTGATCATACCCTCCACTTGCAGAGGCTGCATGTGTACGTCGGCCTTCACATTATCGGAGCTGCGATTGCTGATGTTCGACCTGTTTAGCTTATGGTGATCCGGAGTGAGTCAACAAGTTCCGAGTCCTTTCGGTCAGCACTGAAGGGTTTTTGAACAGGTGGCATGAGTGGGTTctgagagagaaggaaggaatcGAACATATCAAGTATGCGTACGCGAATGGAATCAACACATTTGAGTGCGTATCTTCGTCCCGTGACAATGTTACGTACTGACCGATATTCAATAGCACCGCCGATATGTGAGCCCCACCCCATGCCCTCAAATAATTTTCAGTTCCTGACAAGTTACTCAGCTACTCCTGTGGTGCGTCAGAAGAGATTCTCGGAAAGGCCATCCGGGAGATCGACTGCTCCCGAGAGGATGTAGTGATTCTCACCAAGTTATTTATGCCCGTTACCCACGATAGCCGTGCGCCACCCCCTCCTTTCCCTGATCTCGATAAATCCGGATATACGAACCAGTACGGATTGAGCCGAAAGGTAAGGACTGCACTTGTTGAATTGAAGGCCAAAAAAAGGTCTAAACTGGGAGTTTGTAGCATATCTTCGCCGCTGTGCAAGCATCCCTCAAGAGGCTCAATGTAGAGTATATCGATGTCCTCCAGTGTCATCGATTTGACTATAATACTCCCATAGAAGAGACTGTCAGTCACTTTGCTTTCCGGATAACCATGAATTGCGCTTGTCTAACTTTTGCAGATGCAAGCCTTACACGACGTAGTCCAGAAGGGTTGGGTCAGATATATCGGCATGTCTAGGTTAGTGTCTTGTCTGAATCAATGGCTGCGTGCTGATTGTAGTGGGACAGTTGTTGGGCATACCAGTTCCATGCCATGCAGAGTAAATGACCTCTTCCCCTCAGTGGTGTAGACTGACATCCACGACAGACTACGCTATCAACAACCGTCTCACCCCATTCGTCTCTATGCAAAACTTCCACAACGCCGCGTATCGTGAGGAAGAACGTGAGATGATTCCTACTTTGCAGGTATGCCCTTTCccccccttcctttctctcgtATAGCCATATGCTCATCTGCTGGGTAGATGTTCGGTGTTGGATGTATTCCCTGGTCTCCTCTCGCACGAGGATTCCTCACTCGACCCTGGAAAGACTCTGCCACACTTCGAACCCAATCAGACGCGTAAGTAGcctctctttttctctctctctcgctCTTTTCAGAATACATTCTGAGCCGTGATTTGTATAGTCTCTACAAGGCCCGCGGTTTCGCCGACCCAGCCGTTGCCAAACAGCGCATTAACGAAGCCATCGAGCAAATTGCCGAGAAGAGGGGTATCAGTATGGCCCAGGTCGCGTTGGCTTGGTCGTTGAGCAAGGAGTATATCACAGCGCCTATCGTGGGGACCACTAGTCTTGATAAGCTCAAGGATCTACTTGGTAagttttgttttgtttgAAACAGTCGATACGAGGGACAGGAGTTGGGCTGGGATGCTGATTTCTTTGGGGTGAATCTAGCTGCGGTAAATTTGGAGCTTacggaggaagaaaaaaaggcaatTGAGGAGCACTATGTTCCACAGGAAGTTGTAAGCGATACTTGCCCTTTAGCTCTTGGTGAAAACTAACTCCCAATTTTCCAAGACTGGTCACCAGTAATCCAGGAAGCGCAAACCGCAATTGAAGGGAATTAAACGTGGTTTCCTTGGGTAGTCGAAAGCCAACGTGGTAAATAAAAGATCGAATGGATTGTTGGGAATGCTCTCTTCTTACAGTTACCAGTAACTGCTCCCATAAGCATTACTTGACCTCTATCGGTTCAAAGCCATAAACTTTCAGCGTCGATCatagaggaaaaggaacaATGGGATGTCTAAAATAACATTACAACAGATACGCATAGTGTGTGATTATATGATTGTATTTATTGATAGCAGCATGACCCCAATCTATTTACCATCTTCACTTTACGGGAAACATCCTGGGCATCTCTTTCAACCGCCCTTCCTGATTTCCAGCCCCATATCCTCAACCGGTATAGTCTCTTTTTGAA contains:
- a CDS encoding L-iditol 2-dehydrogenase, putative, producing MCSSHATAVESVSPAPRKSQYEVKYDPDLVLKSAEFKELKQGDKELEDPKANLACAYDEKHNVKMINKPIPKARQDEVVVHIKATGICGSDVHFWKHGQIGPTMIVTDTCGAGHESAGEVVEVGPGVEQWKVGDRVAIECGVPCGQASCGPCVTGRYNACPQVVFFSTPPYHGTLTRYHAHPASWLHRLPDNLSYEEGALCEPFAVALAALERAGNRLGDPVLICGAGPIGLVTLLASHAAGCTPIVITDLQASRLEVAKKLIPTVKTVQIERSWTSKETSEAIKEAAGTGIRVAIDATGFESSITAAIYSVVFGGKVFVIGAGPSEQKYPFGYCSANEIDLQFQYRYAHQYPKALRIVSGGLINLKPLLTHTFPLNKAVEAFHVAADPTKGAIKVQIID
- a CDS encoding expressed protein, which gives rise to MATPTCQIPNKGKENPVATIHGNSKTIRAQSKMEKSAPKQASSDKSGLSKDVQKAVLASPLTIPWPDIPRHLQTTLVHLLRELIPSDVADYHVSRARCYSKEKRVRRAQKSKEAKAASEKSGSSNKVDQEPAGKAADEDAEMKDPESATGQKRKRSSNDLESEIKRPERPEVLSHLVLGINEVIKSLEHQIGALKTQIMTMGDALNGDQPGKLNANNFLPTAPRSPSPSSSDDEATEGQLRPILSPSAPINFIIIPLLSINPQSLVSPILQYCATYNAHVYQHTQLAKILRTRLKKSQWADVTGDDREEVAVVPLGAVEKDLADMVGLRRLACLALRKSHPNIERVRTLLPKSILHPPRFSLTLPIPTSTLKVHTCATPSVSKSETSKENGAPIPHVHYVPLHVKGIQTKVPVDNASRKAKRLQEVRLKRAEAKIKKKESKEKAKKAAKKKN
- a CDS encoding ribosomal protein 22 of the small subunit, putative; the encoded protein is MVRVSVLNDALNNIVNAERRGKRQVLIRPSSKVVIKVLSVMQKHGYIGEFEIIDDHRGGKVVIQLNGRLNKCGVISPRFNVPVDSIENWVAQLLPARSFGKIILTTSAGIMDHVEARNKHVGGKILAFVY
- a CDS encoding nucleus protein, putative, whose protein sequence is MSSSGEPSETRQRLDRNRRRSTSSDRSAPAQNGKKAKTTEESNQSNEKNNEDGSRPNEDPVASSRSCKECRRLKRKCNRQLPCSVCTRFGKKCAYATEPLRKNQEYIMGLERKVDYLQHLLETSHSSHGGGVPPARSDQGLNVGSPASQSQSLHSEEHVVPMRQPPLLPIQYQPSPAPTRIPMRPPLLAGQTHLSTARTPETRSFTPSHIPSYELSTAPGSASSSSAIMRPESMPTTDNAARPLINGAENPNISSSSTMGPSHSMATIPVDFKYDLPPASEVLERQPSSVSGYEWNERWATKGLGGNDGYASLSIEPDGQGYLGFASGSTLLRILQLCAGSVSLASLESDLSAAPPPPRPQGWTPTMSETVSCVDAYFEHYHPQYPLLHEPTFRAQWNDLVPQPLASEWDFLLNIVLAIGAFCVSRPTYVIDYFLEAAISQLSVEYLEKGSLTLVQAFCLLSNISQKRNKPNSGSVYMGIALRLAIGLGLHRELPFWNISPFDREVRRRTWWVVVSFDSGSTITFGRPILEPHYPAESDVYMVHNVHDRAFTPAARLPPVEVNEPTIYTALINQASFHASTNRIYTRVMSSPAPSATETLALDSDLLSWYATVPEHLHPQNEPVSPHWLEFAQYKMFWRYCNLRIILHRRAFLERALKALPLWVTDEDIEDDDNTVAEIKCTRLCQYNASDTIHSMSRFFSMHQRMSRLESWYGLHFLFHASFIPLIALHVDPNSLRRPVWEEEVSLAREILVSLKDDPLVGRCLSIIDALVPHTSSTSIGPGQMGFQDTSTMLYEMLQSNPSWQNSLDVPDDDLAPNLLPVADLATLSSLWPYRSS